The following proteins are co-located in the Streptomyces sp. DT2A-34 genome:
- a CDS encoding type II toxin-antitoxin system VapB family antitoxin, whose amino-acid sequence MIFKRIGNGRPYPDHGRESTRQWADVAPRPVRLDQLVTTKGQLDLETLLAEDSTFYGDLFAHVVKWQGDLYLEDGLHRAVRAALQQRQVLHARVLELD is encoded by the coding sequence GTGATCTTCAAGCGCATCGGAAACGGCCGGCCGTACCCCGACCACGGCCGGGAAAGCACCCGGCAGTGGGCGGACGTCGCGCCGCGCCCGGTCCGCCTCGATCAGCTCGTGACGACCAAGGGCCAGCTCGATCTGGAAACCCTGCTCGCCGAGGACTCGACGTTCTACGGCGACCTCTTCGCGCACGTCGTGAAGTGGCAGGGCGACCTGTATCTGGAGGACGGCCTCCACCGCGCGGTGCGCGCGGCGCTCCAGCAGCGCCAGGTGCTGCACGCGAGAGTCCTGGAACTGGACTGA
- a CDS encoding HdeD family acid-resistance protein, with amino-acid sequence MSEAPTGSPYGRDYDDRRVHAGHPPGPPGPGTSHEPEPPFEGPLHALSRAAWQIVLLTGVASLALGILVLVWPGAPLFVSGVLFGLYLLISGVFQLVSAFGTHRTTSLRVLAFISGSLSVLLGLFCFRRPMQSVLLLALWIGIGWLIRGITQTLAAASDKSMPARGWQIFLGGITFVGGIVLIDSPIESVTVLMLLAGWWLVAVGIVEIITGLRMRTRARQVPHEL; translated from the coding sequence ATGAGCGAGGCACCGACCGGCTCCCCCTACGGCCGGGACTACGACGACCGCCGGGTCCACGCCGGTCACCCACCCGGGCCCCCCGGGCCAGGGACGTCCCATGAGCCCGAGCCGCCGTTCGAGGGGCCGCTGCACGCTCTCTCCCGCGCCGCCTGGCAGATCGTTCTGCTCACCGGGGTCGCCTCCCTGGCCCTGGGCATCCTGGTCCTGGTCTGGCCGGGCGCCCCGCTCTTCGTCTCCGGTGTCCTCTTCGGCCTCTACCTCCTGATCAGCGGCGTGTTCCAGCTGGTCTCCGCCTTCGGCACGCACCGGACGACCTCGCTGCGGGTGCTGGCCTTCATCAGCGGCTCCCTGTCGGTGCTCCTCGGCCTGTTCTGCTTCCGCCGCCCGATGCAGTCGGTCCTGCTGCTCGCCCTGTGGATCGGCATCGGCTGGCTCATCCGCGGCATCACCCAGACCCTGGCCGCCGCCTCCGACAAGTCCATGCCGGCCCGCGGCTGGCAGATCTTCCTCGGGGGCATCACCTTCGTCGGCGGCATCGTGCTGATCGACTCCCCGATCGAGTCGGTCACCGTGCTCATGCTGCTCGCCGGATGGTGGCTCGTGGCGGTCGGCATCGTCGAGATCATCACCGGCCTCCGGATGCGGACGCGGGCCCGCCAGGTCCCGCACGAGCTGTGA
- a CDS encoding HhH-GPD-type base excision DNA repair protein — protein MDVTLHLAQDPEADALLGRSPLAALVGMLLDQQVPMEWAFKGPRTIADRLGTDDLDAHDIAAQAPEAFASLLSEKPAVHRYPGSMAKRIQQLCQYLVEHYDGDAELVWKGVDDGRELLRRLEDLPGFGKQKAQIFLALLGKQLNIRPKGWQEAAGAYGEPKSFRSVADITGPESLAKVRAHKQELKAAAKAAKASGK, from the coding sequence ATGGACGTCACCCTGCACCTCGCCCAGGACCCCGAGGCCGACGCACTCCTCGGCCGCAGCCCGCTCGCCGCGCTGGTCGGCATGCTGCTGGACCAGCAGGTTCCGATGGAGTGGGCGTTCAAGGGCCCCCGCACGATCGCGGACCGCCTCGGCACGGACGACCTGGACGCCCACGACATCGCCGCCCAGGCCCCGGAGGCGTTCGCGTCCCTCCTCTCCGAGAAGCCGGCCGTGCACCGCTACCCGGGCTCGATGGCCAAGCGGATCCAGCAGCTCTGCCAGTACCTCGTCGAGCACTACGACGGTGACGCCGAGCTCGTCTGGAAGGGCGTCGACGACGGCCGGGAACTGCTGCGCCGCCTGGAGGACCTGCCCGGCTTCGGCAAGCAGAAGGCCCAGATCTTCCTCGCCCTCCTGGGCAAGCAACTGAACATACGCCCCAAGGGCTGGCAGGAGGCCGCCGGCGCCTACGGCGAGCCGAAGTCCTTCCGCTCCGTCGCCGACATCACCGGCCCCGAGTCCCTGGCCAAGGTACGGGCCCACAAACAGGAACTGAAGGCAGCGGCCAAGGCAGCGAAGGCCTCCGGCAAGTAG
- a CDS encoding FG-GAP-like repeat-containing protein, giving the protein MRRAVTAAAVLTASVAVTLTPVTSSAAAPFKGANTAAVQDDFNGDGYRDLAVGAPGAANGTVEEAGSVVVLYGSASSVSTTRRTVITQATTGIPGTAEESDRFGRTVAAADLDRDGYADLLVGAPGEDVGDAESRGSVTVVWGGPSGLKGGANIAPPTGYGEDRIYCRFGMSLAAGDMNGDGAPEVGIGSGCHVASYSGPFTRTGQAASRYLEWRENARGVVMGDVNGDGKAERFYLAGPTDGDIRGPVTLDAGAPGSEDPLVNQGVELPYADGHAGRIGDINGDGYGDLVTGIAGDDSHFNAPTPAARRGGEIQVLYGSAQGITAEQKPKVFHQDTAGVPGSAEWGDWFGQSLSVGDVNADGYADVLVGSPEEAIGSRASAGTAVLLRGSATGLTTTRAAGYTQDTAGVPGSVETGDQFGGTVHLADLNKDGKAEAVVGAPGENSDGCVWVARGSASGPVTSGSVNLCGKGAGVTVRGMDAGFGAALTSPHVEN; this is encoded by the coding sequence TTGCGCAGAGCAGTCACGGCCGCCGCGGTACTCACCGCGTCCGTCGCCGTCACCCTCACCCCCGTGACGTCCTCCGCCGCCGCCCCCTTCAAGGGCGCCAACACAGCCGCTGTGCAGGACGACTTCAACGGTGACGGCTACCGCGATCTGGCGGTCGGCGCGCCGGGCGCCGCCAACGGCACGGTGGAGGAGGCCGGTTCGGTCGTCGTGCTCTACGGCTCGGCGTCCTCGGTGAGCACCACCCGCCGCACGGTCATCACCCAGGCGACGACCGGGATCCCCGGTACCGCCGAGGAGTCCGACCGCTTCGGCAGGACGGTGGCCGCCGCCGACCTGGACCGGGACGGCTACGCCGACCTGCTCGTCGGCGCCCCGGGCGAGGATGTCGGCGACGCCGAGTCGCGGGGCTCGGTGACCGTGGTGTGGGGCGGGCCGAGCGGACTGAAGGGCGGCGCGAACATCGCCCCTCCGACCGGGTACGGCGAAGACAGGATCTACTGCCGCTTCGGCATGTCCCTCGCCGCCGGAGACATGAACGGCGACGGCGCCCCGGAGGTCGGCATCGGCTCGGGCTGCCACGTCGCGTCCTACAGCGGCCCCTTCACCCGCACCGGCCAGGCCGCCTCCCGCTATCTGGAGTGGCGGGAGAACGCCCGTGGCGTGGTGATGGGCGACGTGAACGGCGACGGCAAGGCCGAGCGCTTCTACCTGGCCGGCCCCACCGACGGCGACATCCGCGGACCGGTGACCCTCGACGCCGGCGCCCCCGGCTCCGAGGACCCTCTCGTCAACCAGGGCGTCGAGCTACCGTACGCCGACGGCCACGCGGGTCGGATCGGCGACATCAACGGCGACGGCTACGGCGACCTCGTCACCGGTATCGCGGGCGACGACTCCCACTTCAACGCGCCCACGCCGGCGGCCCGTCGCGGGGGCGAGATCCAGGTTCTCTACGGCAGCGCCCAGGGCATCACCGCCGAGCAGAAGCCGAAGGTCTTCCACCAGGACACGGCCGGTGTCCCCGGCAGCGCGGAGTGGGGCGACTGGTTCGGCCAGTCCCTGAGCGTGGGCGACGTCAACGCCGACGGGTACGCCGACGTCCTGGTCGGCTCCCCGGAGGAGGCGATCGGCTCGCGCGCCTCGGCGGGCACCGCCGTGCTGCTGCGCGGCTCCGCCACCGGCCTGACCACCACCAGGGCCGCCGGTTACACCCAGGACACGGCGGGTGTGCCCGGCTCCGTCGAGACGGGCGACCAGTTCGGCGGGACCGTCCATCTCGCCGACCTGAACAAGGACGGCAAGGCCGAGGCGGTGGTCGGCGCACCCGGCGAGAACAGCGACGGCTGCGTCTGGGTCGCCCGCGGCTCGGCCTCCGGCCCGGTCACGAGCGGCTCGGTCAACCTGTGCGGCAAGGGTGCCGGCGTCACGGTCCGGGGCATGGACGCCGGCTTCGGCGCCGCCCTCACCAGTCCTCACGTGGAGAACTGA
- a CDS encoding siderophore-interacting protein — protein MGQGHGWEGAVLKLLRAKDFVFTVTDAEDVTEHYRRVHLTDGGMLAATGVHPTMWVRLWFDNAGRPHQRAYTLVDPDPAAGTFSLEFALHEGCASDWARTAKPGDTIEATLHGTGFTDPDPAPSHVFAVADPASLPALNSLLTTLASAPATVWFEGERDDLPFRTEPSRHEVRKVPRRDSGAHLVAQVKDALPGLLDGTPDPYVWIACDTATTRALTSYVRRELGLPKQRVNALGYWRP, from the coding sequence ATGGGGCAGGGGCACGGCTGGGAGGGCGCGGTCCTGAAGCTGCTGCGCGCCAAGGACTTCGTGTTCACGGTGACGGACGCCGAGGACGTCACCGAGCACTACCGCCGCGTCCACCTCACGGACGGCGGCATGCTGGCCGCGACGGGCGTGCACCCGACCATGTGGGTCCGCCTGTGGTTCGACAACGCGGGCAGGCCCCACCAGCGCGCCTACACCCTGGTCGACCCGGACCCGGCGGCCGGCACCTTCAGCCTGGAGTTCGCGCTGCACGAGGGCTGCGCCAGCGACTGGGCGCGCACGGCGAAGCCCGGCGACACGATCGAGGCGACCCTTCACGGCACCGGGTTCACCGACCCCGACCCCGCCCCCTCCCACGTCTTCGCCGTCGCCGACCCCGCCTCGCTCCCCGCCCTCAACTCCCTGCTCACCACCCTGGCCTCGGCGCCGGCCACGGTCTGGTTCGAGGGCGAGCGGGACGACCTGCCCTTCCGCACCGAACCGTCCCGCCACGAGGTGCGAAAGGTCCCGCGCCGCGACTCCGGCGCCCACCTGGTCGCCCAGGTGAAGGACGCCCTGCCCGGCCTCCTCGACGGCACCCCGGACCCGTACGTCTGGATCGCCTGCGACACGGCGACGACCCGCGCCCTCACGTCGTACGTCCGCAGGGAGCTGGGCCTGCCGAAGCAGCGGGTGAACGCGCTGGGGTACTGGCGGCCCTGA
- a CDS encoding penicillin acylase family protein codes for MTGEIFRDAWGIPHLRANGARELARVQGRVTALDRAWQLEVERHRAQGTSASFLGAEVLPWDRFVRRARLDDTARRCFAELERRDPETAAWVRAYVDGVNEGLTEGARRTPEFARTGLAPGRWEPWTPLGVWLAVHILFAGFPAKLWREQVVRHLGADAVKLFATDGPGTSGSNGWLVSGERTVTGHAIIAGDPHRFIEEPGVYQQIHLSCPEFDVVGLAVPGIPGIAHFGHTGTVAWAITNAMADYQDLYRERLRRTGAGVEALGPDGVWRRASRHIEVVEVAGEEPVEVEVIETERGPVIIGGPDGLPGGSGGSGGSGGSGGSADGLQEGFSSGLLDAFPDTPQADLDDGALLAVALRYPPRVTGDLGFSALLPLLRARRVADVDRAVELWAEPVNVVQAADTEGGLLHRVAGKVPVRAEANRVRLVPAWEPGHDWQGWRETPRGGLTDGVAAMANQRGLATPLGVEFAPPHRADRITELLGEKEHWSAADMPAIHMDTQLASATPLLDLLRSVDTLTPEAARIRRTLLAWDRRMDASSEAAAVYAAVRGAVVRRLAAQPAFTALSAPPAYPEVLLPWLSLVPRVGFALEHLLRAPELYGIDRAETVRAAVEEVAAAPQPTGTWGDTHRLAPWRARATTTPYDEPALSGDHDCVLCTSAVPGLTDLSARGPAARYVWDLADREASRWVVPLGASGIPGSPHHRDQLPLWLKGDLAPVVTDFTQLEKESDV; via the coding sequence GTGACGGGCGAGATCTTCCGTGATGCCTGGGGCATTCCGCATCTCCGTGCGAACGGCGCGAGAGAGCTCGCCCGCGTACAGGGCCGCGTCACCGCCCTCGACCGGGCCTGGCAGCTGGAGGTGGAGCGGCACCGGGCGCAGGGCACGTCCGCGTCCTTCCTCGGCGCCGAGGTCCTGCCCTGGGACCGGTTCGTGAGACGGGCCCGCCTCGACGACACGGCGAGACGCTGCTTCGCCGAGTTGGAGAGGCGGGATCCGGAGACCGCGGCGTGGGTGCGGGCGTATGTCGACGGCGTGAACGAGGGGCTGACGGAGGGGGCTCGTCGTACGCCGGAGTTCGCGCGGACCGGCCTGGCCCCCGGCCGTTGGGAGCCGTGGACCCCGCTCGGCGTCTGGCTCGCGGTCCACATCCTCTTCGCGGGCTTCCCGGCCAAGCTCTGGCGCGAGCAGGTCGTACGGCATCTCGGCGCCGACGCGGTGAAGTTGTTCGCCACCGACGGGCCGGGCACCTCCGGCAGCAACGGCTGGCTGGTGAGCGGGGAGCGGACCGTCACCGGGCACGCCATCATCGCGGGGGACCCGCATCGGTTCATCGAGGAGCCCGGCGTCTACCAGCAGATCCACCTCTCCTGCCCCGAGTTCGACGTCGTCGGCCTCGCCGTCCCCGGCATCCCCGGCATCGCCCACTTCGGCCACACCGGCACGGTGGCCTGGGCCATCACCAACGCCATGGCCGACTACCAGGACCTGTACCGGGAGCGGTTGCGGCGTACGGGGGCGGGGGTGGAGGCCCTCGGGCCGGACGGGGTGTGGCGGCGGGCCTCGCGGCACATCGAGGTCGTGGAGGTGGCGGGGGAGGAGCCGGTCGAGGTCGAGGTGATCGAGACGGAGCGGGGGCCGGTGATCATCGGGGGGCCGGACGGGTTGCCCGGTGGGTCCGGTGGCTCCGGTGGGTCCGGTGGGTCCGGTGGCTCTGCCGATGGTCTACAGGAAGGTTTCTCCAGCGGGCTGCTCGATGCGTTCCCCGACACCCCGCAGGCTGACCTCGACGACGGCGCCCTCCTCGCCGTCGCCCTCCGCTACCCACCCCGCGTCACCGGCGACCTCGGCTTCAGCGCCCTCCTCCCCCTCCTGCGCGCCCGCCGCGTCGCCGACGTCGACCGTGCCGTCGAGCTGTGGGCCGAGCCCGTCAACGTCGTCCAGGCCGCCGACACCGAGGGCGGGCTGCTGCACCGCGTCGCCGGGAAGGTGCCGGTGCGGGCCGAGGCCAACCGGGTGCGGCTCGTGCCCGCCTGGGAGCCGGGGCACGACTGGCAGGGCTGGCGCGAGACGCCCCGCGGCGGCCTCACCGACGGCGTCGCCGCCATGGCCAACCAGCGCGGCCTCGCCACCCCGCTCGGCGTCGAGTTCGCCCCGCCCCATCGCGCCGACCGCATCACGGAACTGCTGGGCGAGAAGGAGCACTGGTCGGCCGCCGACATGCCGGCGATCCACATGGACACACAACTGGCCTCCGCCACGCCGCTGTTGGACCTCCTGCGCTCCGTCGACACCCTCACCCCCGAGGCCGCCCGCATCCGGCGGACCCTCCTGGCCTGGGACCGCCGCATGGACGCGAGCAGCGAGGCCGCGGCCGTGTACGCGGCGGTGCGCGGGGCGGTCGTACGGCGACTCGCCGCCCAGCCGGCCTTCACCGCGCTGTCGGCCCCGCCCGCCTACCCGGAGGTCCTCCTCCCCTGGCTGTCCCTGGTCCCGCGCGTCGGCTTCGCCCTCGAACACCTCCTGCGCGCCCCGGAGTTGTACGGCATCGACCGCGCCGAGACCGTCCGCGCGGCGGTCGAGGAGGTGGCGGCGGCCCCGCAGCCCACCGGCACCTGGGGCGACACCCACCGCCTGGCCCCCTGGCGGGCGAGGGCCACGACGACCCCCTACGACGAACCCGCCCTCTCCGGCGACCACGACTGCGTGCTGTGCACCTCCGCCGTACCCGGCCTCACCGACCTGAGCGCACGCGGCCCGGCCGCCCGCTACGTCTGGGACCTGGCCGACCGCGAGGCGAGCCGCTGGGTGGTCCCGCTCGGCGCCTCGGGCATCCCCGGCTCGCCCCACCACCGCGACCAACTCCCCTTGTGGCTCAAGGGAGATCTGGCCCCCGTCGTCACCGATTTCACCCAGCTGGAGAAGGAGTCCGATGTCTGA
- a CDS encoding GNAT family N-acetyltransferase has translation MSELPAVGSDRVREPVHEQAVDGFGTVRIRPLDPQADAEVVHGWVSEERASFWGMNGVTRDQVAEIYAHMDTLDTHHAFLVLRDGDPVALLQTYEPEADRVSECYDVRPGDIGVHLLLAPAGAEGTRPGWTSALLTVITSYVLLTLGRRRVVVDPDVRNEKAIARFLRQGFMAGPAVVLPEVDLPDVYIPRKEAQLAFLTREVAFPA, from the coding sequence ATGTCTGAGCTGCCTGCGGTCGGCAGCGACCGCGTCCGCGAACCCGTCCATGAACAGGCCGTCGACGGCTTCGGCACCGTCCGCATCCGGCCCCTCGATCCGCAGGCCGACGCCGAGGTCGTGCACGGTTGGGTCAGCGAGGAGCGGGCCTCCTTCTGGGGCATGAACGGCGTGACCAGGGACCAGGTGGCCGAGATCTACGCCCACATGGACACCCTCGACACCCATCACGCCTTCCTGGTCCTGCGGGACGGCGACCCGGTCGCGCTCCTCCAGACGTACGAGCCGGAGGCCGACCGTGTCAGCGAGTGCTACGACGTCCGCCCCGGAGACATCGGCGTCCACCTGCTGCTCGCGCCGGCCGGTGCGGAGGGGACGCGACCCGGCTGGACGTCGGCGCTCCTGACCGTCATCACGTCCTACGTCCTCCTCACCCTGGGCCGCCGGCGGGTCGTCGTCGACCCCGACGTGCGCAACGAGAAGGCCATCGCCCGCTTCCTCAGGCAGGGCTTCATGGCGGGCCCGGCGGTCGTGCTGCCGGAGGTCGACCTCCCGGACGTGTACATCCCGCGCAAGGAAGCCCAACTCGCCTTCCTCACCCGGGAGGTAGCCTTCCCGGCGTGA
- a CDS encoding cupin domain-containing protein yields the protein MTPEDLVAHYELEPIPREGGLFRRTWAGPELADGRPQGSAIVVLLTSDDFSALHRLPSDEVWHFYLGDPLEMLLLAPDGTSRTTVLGPALLNGQHIQLTVPAGTWMGARVVTGGSWTFFGCTMAPGFTYEGYEHGDLTDLTARYPAEAARIAGLCRP from the coding sequence GTGACTCCCGAAGACCTCGTCGCGCACTACGAACTGGAGCCGATCCCGCGCGAGGGCGGGCTGTTCCGCCGTACCTGGGCGGGACCGGAACTCGCCGACGGACGGCCACAGGGCTCGGCGATAGTCGTCCTGCTCACCTCGGACGACTTCTCGGCCCTGCACCGCCTGCCGTCCGACGAGGTCTGGCACTTCTATCTGGGCGATCCCCTGGAGATGCTGCTCCTCGCCCCCGACGGCACGTCACGCACCACCGTGCTCGGCCCCGCCCTGCTGAACGGCCAGCACATCCAGCTCACCGTGCCCGCCGGTACCTGGATGGGCGCGCGGGTGGTGACCGGCGGGTCTTGGACCTTCTTCGGCTGCACGATGGCACCGGGCTTCACCTACGAGGGCTACGAGCACGGCGACCTGACGGACCTGACGGCGCGCTATCCTGCCGAAGCCGCCCGGATCGCGGGACTGTGCCGCCCATGA
- a CDS encoding SDR family NAD(P)-dependent oxidoreductase, with protein sequence MNGPRGLLEGQVALVTGAGGGIGRGIALRFAEEGAAVALHCRTAVEAADDVASRVRESGGRAVVVRGDLTDEDACRRVVGEAAEWGGGRLTALVNNAGVQPTRELRGMSAAEWRVVVDTNLSSVFACTQAAAEIMREQSGGGSVTHIASIEASRPAPLHAHYSASKAAVVLHARSAALEYGRFGIRVNSVSPGLIHREGLEEAWPEGVRRWRAAAPVGRLGRPEDVGDACVFLASGLASWVTGHDLVVDGGVSARPTW encoded by the coding sequence ATGAACGGACCCAGGGGGCTCCTCGAAGGACAGGTCGCCCTTGTCACGGGCGCGGGCGGCGGCATCGGGCGCGGGATCGCGCTGCGGTTCGCCGAGGAGGGGGCGGCGGTCGCGTTGCACTGCCGTACGGCGGTGGAGGCGGCGGACGACGTGGCGTCCCGGGTCCGGGAGTCGGGTGGGCGGGCCGTGGTGGTGCGGGGAGATCTGACCGACGAGGACGCGTGCCGGCGGGTGGTGGGGGAGGCCGCCGAGTGGGGTGGCGGGCGCCTGACCGCGCTGGTCAACAACGCGGGCGTGCAACCGACGCGGGAGCTGCGCGGCATGAGCGCGGCGGAGTGGCGGGTGGTCGTGGACACCAACCTGTCGAGCGTCTTCGCGTGCACGCAGGCGGCGGCCGAGATCATGCGGGAGCAGAGCGGGGGCGGCTCGGTGACCCACATCGCCTCCATCGAGGCGAGCCGGCCGGCGCCCCTGCACGCCCACTACTCCGCCTCCAAGGCGGCGGTGGTGCTGCACGCCCGCTCGGCCGCCCTGGAGTACGGGCGTTTCGGGATCCGCGTGAACTCGGTCTCGCCCGGGCTGATTCACCGGGAAGGGCTGGAGGAGGCCTGGCCGGAGGGGGTGCGGAGATGGCGTGCGGCGGCTCCCGTGGGGAGACTGGGGCGGCCGGAGGACGTGGGGGACGCGTGTGTGTTCCTGGCGTCGGGGCTGGCGTCGTGGGTGACGGGGCACGATCTGGTGGTGGACGGTGGGGTGTCGGCGCGACCGACGTGGTGA
- a CDS encoding methyltransferase domain-containing protein — protein sequence MTEPYEAEAGPERLASALMQKGALSSDWLPAFRRAPRHMFVPEMIWPGTAGGNRQKNRVIRSEEPRAWWEAVYTDAPITTQWDDGAYVGPGKGRIPSSSNSMPTMVFSMLAALSVSDGHRVLEIGTGTGWNAALLSARVGPANVTTVEVDQATAAAARKRLQGAGFAPTVVVGDGADGYAQGTPYDRLMATCSIGRMPYAWVEQMRPGGVIVAPWGPTYGGEAVVRLTAKGDGTASGKFLGSSAFMRLRTQRTERKHVREYLKGKPWPADGATSTTSLSPDDVGDWHVMFAIGAQVGGAFPWTESYKDGSYTLWLRDTAVTSWATADFEKDRVEFEVVQSGPRRLWDEVEKAHQWWEAQGCPGFDRFGLTVTPEAETVWLDDPGNPVPPLLG from the coding sequence ATGACCGAGCCGTACGAAGCGGAGGCCGGCCCCGAGCGGCTGGCCTCCGCGCTCATGCAGAAGGGCGCGCTGTCGTCCGACTGGCTTCCCGCGTTCCGCAGGGCACCGAGACATATGTTCGTGCCCGAAATGATCTGGCCAGGGACAGCCGGCGGCAACCGTCAGAAGAACCGGGTCATTCGCTCCGAGGAACCCCGCGCGTGGTGGGAGGCCGTTTACACAGACGCCCCGATCACGACTCAGTGGGACGACGGAGCCTACGTCGGTCCGGGGAAGGGCAGGATCCCGTCCTCCTCCAACTCGATGCCGACCATGGTCTTTTCGATGCTCGCCGCCCTGAGCGTCAGCGATGGCCATCGGGTCTTGGAGATCGGCACCGGCACAGGGTGGAATGCCGCACTGCTGTCCGCCCGCGTCGGCCCCGCGAATGTCACAACAGTCGAGGTGGATCAAGCCACTGCCGCAGCGGCCCGTAAGCGGCTCCAGGGCGCCGGATTCGCTCCCACGGTCGTCGTTGGTGATGGAGCGGACGGATACGCGCAGGGCACGCCGTACGACCGGCTGATGGCCACTTGCTCGATCGGCAGGATGCCTTACGCATGGGTTGAGCAGATGAGGCCCGGCGGTGTGATCGTGGCGCCGTGGGGACCGACGTACGGCGGAGAGGCAGTTGTGCGGCTCACCGCCAAGGGGGACGGGACTGCCTCGGGCAAGTTCCTCGGTTCCTCTGCGTTCATGCGGCTCCGCACCCAGCGCACCGAACGCAAGCACGTCCGCGAGTACCTGAAGGGCAAGCCGTGGCCCGCCGACGGCGCCACGTCCACCACGTCCCTTTCCCCCGACGACGTGGGCGACTGGCACGTCATGTTCGCTATCGGTGCCCAGGTCGGCGGCGCGTTCCCTTGGACGGAGTCGTACAAGGACGGCTCTTACACACTGTGGCTTCGGGACACGGCGGTCACCTCATGGGCAACGGCCGATTTCGAGAAGGACCGGGTGGAATTCGAAGTAGTGCAGTCGGGACCCCGGAGGCTGTGGGACGAAGTCGAAAAGGCGCACCAATGGTGGGAAGCTCAGGGGTGCCCCGGATTCGATCGCTTCGGGCTCACGGTGACCCCCGAGGCCGAGACCGTCTGGCTTGACGATCCGGGGAATCCAGTTCCGCCACTCCTCGGCTGA
- a CDS encoding helix-turn-helix transcriptional regulator gives MTSSSVQQARQALGRRLREIRVDAGLTARELARRADWHESKCSRLENGRTSPSDADIRTYTTLCGAQDQTADLIATARGIEGAYIQWRRMERAGLRRVQQSVAPLFERTRRFRVYQSWVIPGLLQSAAYTRAVLSTVAHLRDVPDDIDDAVAVRMDRQRILHTGDHRFAMLVEEWVLRTVIGDHDTMAGALGHLISVASLPSVSLGIIPLGTLRGAGWPVESFTMYDDTQVNVELVSAHLTVTQPGEIAEYTKAFAELSALAVYGTQARSLITAAIDALG, from the coding sequence GTGACTTCATCCAGTGTTCAGCAGGCACGGCAGGCCCTCGGCCGGCGTCTCCGCGAGATCCGCGTGGACGCCGGCCTTACGGCGCGAGAGCTGGCCAGGCGTGCCGACTGGCACGAGTCGAAGTGCTCGCGACTTGAGAACGGGCGCACGTCCCCGTCCGACGCGGACATTCGGACGTACACGACCCTCTGCGGTGCCCAGGACCAGACCGCCGACCTGATCGCCACGGCACGTGGAATAGAGGGCGCCTACATCCAATGGCGGCGCATGGAGCGCGCGGGCCTTCGACGCGTCCAACAATCTGTGGCGCCACTCTTCGAGCGCACCCGCCGCTTCCGCGTCTACCAATCCTGGGTGATTCCCGGCCTGCTCCAGTCGGCCGCCTACACCCGAGCCGTACTGAGCACCGTGGCCCACCTCCGGGACGTACCCGACGACATCGACGATGCCGTGGCCGTGCGCATGGACCGGCAGCGCATCCTGCACACCGGCGACCACCGTTTCGCCATGCTCGTCGAGGAGTGGGTACTGCGCACCGTCATAGGCGACCACGACACCATGGCCGGAGCCCTCGGCCACTTGATCTCTGTCGCCTCGCTCCCTTCCGTCAGCCTGGGCATCATCCCTCTCGGCACACTGCGCGGTGCCGGGTGGCCCGTCGAGTCGTTCACCATGTACGACGACACACAGGTGAACGTGGAACTCGTCTCCGCGCACCTGACCGTCACCCAACCCGGCGAGATCGCGGAGTACACGAAGGCATTCGCCGAGCTGTCCGCCCTCGCCGTGTACGGCACACAGGCCAGATCGCTCATCACCGCCGCCATCGACGCTCTCGGGTGA
- a CDS encoding DUF6879 family protein, whose protein sequence is MPTLEDRLRRCTRSAVHLEMRDGYMRSDPRFAAWQNGVRNDPAESDPERRPWLRLVADLVAQGVEVRRARIVSEPVSDYIRFEHHLTGPNVEAGEQVRWLPRRHASGLALPGNDFWLFDDSSVVFNHFAGDGELAPDDEEFTDDPGVVKLCADAFEAVWALAVPHEDYRLA, encoded by the coding sequence GTGCCGACTCTTGAGGACCGACTGCGGCGCTGCACCCGTTCCGCTGTCCATCTGGAGATGCGCGACGGGTACATGCGCTCGGACCCTCGATTCGCAGCCTGGCAGAACGGCGTCCGTAATGATCCCGCGGAGAGCGACCCGGAGCGTCGGCCGTGGCTGCGGCTCGTCGCCGACCTCGTAGCCCAAGGGGTCGAGGTACGCAGGGCCCGCATCGTGTCGGAGCCTGTATCGGACTACATCCGGTTCGAGCACCACCTGACCGGCCCCAACGTGGAGGCAGGCGAGCAAGTGCGCTGGCTGCCTCGCCGTCACGCATCCGGGCTGGCCCTGCCCGGCAACGACTTCTGGCTCTTCGACGACAGCTCCGTCGTCTTCAACCACTTCGCCGGTGATGGCGAACTCGCTCCGGACGACGAGGAGTTCACTGACGATCCGGGCGTCGTGAAGCTGTGTGCTGATGCCTTCGAGGCCGTCTGGGCCCTGGCAGTGCCACACGAGGACTACAGGCTCGCCTGA